In Desulfomonile tiedjei DSM 6799, a genomic segment contains:
- a CDS encoding YkgJ family cysteine cluster protein: MDLREDLDRKDWEAICRKCGRCCYEKVDLGGGVIRYTDEPCQYLDTKTNLCKVYENRHIAEPDCISLTEHLVRTLNWLPDECAYLEYIRYKDTLTAVRGAEKKRKRGRNSKRRH, from the coding sequence GTGGATTTGCGCGAAGATTTGGACAGGAAAGACTGGGAAGCGATCTGCCGCAAGTGCGGCCGATGCTGCTATGAAAAAGTGGACCTGGGTGGTGGTGTAATTCGCTACACTGATGAGCCCTGCCAGTATCTGGACACCAAGACGAATTTATGTAAGGTGTACGAGAACCGTCACATAGCGGAGCCGGATTGTATAAGCCTGACGGAACATCTGGTGAGAACTCTGAACTGGTTGCCGGACGAGTGTGCATATCTGGAATACATTCGTTATAAAGATACGTTAACCGCTGTTCGCGGTGCAGAAAAAAAGCGAAAAAGAGGCAGGAACTCGAAAAGGAGACACTAA
- the amrB gene encoding AmmeMemoRadiSam system protein B: MSTRKRALPSGWYPESAEQCRREIEEFLTGFKAPAGSWKGGIAPHAGWYFSGKAAAKVMKTLAESAHPDRIVLFGGHLPSGSPIIYADDEWETPFGMQPLDSHLAKTAVSSGNAVFAGRNFADNTVEIQLPMIRMFFPHIPVIAVHSPATKQAAILAESIHNLLNEKGLSAIYIGSADLTHYGPNYGFSPKGTGASAVTWVREENDRSLIDKALTGDVQGVIDDAFQKHNTCSAGPIASVMASVGFHGIHSGTLLDYYTSHDIMPGTSFVGYSAIVF; encoded by the coding sequence ATGAGCACGCGAAAGAGGGCTTTGCCCAGCGGATGGTATCCCGAAAGTGCGGAACAATGTCGTCGAGAAATAGAAGAGTTCTTGACCGGATTCAAGGCTCCGGCCGGATCGTGGAAAGGTGGGATAGCTCCCCACGCAGGGTGGTACTTTTCCGGCAAAGCTGCGGCAAAAGTGATGAAGACTCTTGCAGAATCGGCACACCCGGATCGCATCGTGCTCTTCGGCGGACATCTACCATCGGGAAGTCCGATCATCTATGCTGACGATGAATGGGAAACTCCCTTTGGAATGCAGCCTCTGGATTCTCATCTTGCAAAAACGGCGGTCTCTTCCGGAAATGCCGTGTTCGCGGGAAGAAATTTTGCTGATAATACCGTAGAAATTCAGCTTCCTATGATCCGTATGTTCTTTCCACATATTCCCGTGATCGCTGTTCATTCTCCGGCAACAAAGCAAGCAGCGATTTTGGCAGAATCAATCCATAATCTGCTCAATGAAAAGGGTTTGAGCGCAATCTACATCGGCTCGGCAGATCTAACGCACTACGGTCCGAATTACGGTTTTTCTCCTAAAGGAACAGGGGCTTCTGCAGTTACATGGGTCAGAGAAGAAAACGACCGGTCTTTGATCGACAAGGCTTTAACCGGCGATGTCCAAGGCGTGATCGACGACGCATTTCAAAAGCATAACACTTGCTCGGCCGGCCCCATAGCTTCTGTTATGGCTTCCGTCGGATTCCATGGAATACATAGCGGAACGCTTCTGGACTATTATACGAGCCACGACATAATGCCCGGCACCAGCTTTGTCGGATATTCAGCTATTGTGTTCTAG
- the cfa gene encoding cyclopropane fatty acyl phospholipid synthase, with product MQDYRSVIDELLSSSGIVVNGSNPWDIRIHDDRTYSRVFRDKSLGLGESYMDGWWDCAQVDELIHRLLITRADRNLRGGLRSLVPAIQLFLLNCQTVSRSKQVAERHYDLGNELFFTFLDSYNQYSCGYFNGTGDLEEAQQHKMELICKKLSLNKNDHVLDIGFGWGGLARYMAENYGCTVTGVNISQEQIRFAREWCQNLPVHVLHQDYREVQGVFDKIVSVGMFEHVGRKNYRIYMETAHRCLKDGGIFLLHTIGINESARDTDPWMHKYIFPNGELPSIAQVTRAAEGLFVLEDLHNLGPHYEKTLLAWNRRFQEGWPQLEEKYGNRFKRMWEYYLLSCAGAFRARYMQIWQFVLTKPFTPQPACRC from the coding sequence ATGCAAGACTACAGAAGCGTGATAGACGAACTGCTCTCATCATCTGGAATAGTCGTAAATGGCTCGAATCCTTGGGATATCCGTATTCACGACGACAGAACCTATTCCCGCGTATTTCGAGATAAAAGCCTGGGACTGGGCGAATCGTACATGGACGGGTGGTGGGACTGTGCTCAAGTTGATGAACTTATTCACCGTCTGCTGATCACGAGAGCAGATCGAAATCTCAGAGGCGGGCTTCGGTCGCTTGTTCCTGCGATTCAACTGTTTCTTTTGAATTGTCAAACTGTCTCCCGATCGAAGCAGGTTGCAGAACGACACTATGACCTCGGGAATGAGCTCTTCTTCACTTTTCTCGATTCGTATAATCAATATAGCTGCGGTTACTTCAATGGAACGGGGGACTTGGAAGAGGCTCAGCAACACAAAATGGAGCTTATCTGCAAGAAACTTAGCCTGAACAAAAACGATCATGTTCTTGATATCGGCTTTGGGTGGGGTGGTCTTGCCCGGTACATGGCCGAGAACTATGGTTGTACCGTTACCGGCGTAAACATTTCGCAGGAACAGATTCGATTTGCTCGGGAATGGTGCCAGAATCTTCCCGTTCATGTGCTGCACCAGGATTATCGGGAAGTGCAGGGTGTGTTCGATAAGATCGTATCAGTAGGTATGTTCGAGCATGTCGGTCGGAAAAATTATAGAATTTATATGGAAACCGCGCATCGTTGCCTGAAGGATGGGGGAATCTTCCTGCTCCACACCATTGGAATAAACGAATCTGCCAGGGATACCGATCCGTGGATGCACAAGTACATCTTTCCCAATGGAGAATTGCCGAGTATCGCGCAGGTGACCAGAGCGGCCGAGGGTCTATTTGTGCTTGAAGATCTCCACAATCTCGGACCTCATTACGAGAAAACACTATTGGCCTGGAACAGGAGATTCCAGGAGGGATGGCCTCAGCTTGAGGAGAAATACGGCAACAGATTCAAACGCATGTGGGAATATTATCTGCTATCGTGCGCAGGCGCATTCAGGGCTCGATACATGCAAATCTGGCAATTTGTTCTTACGAAGCCTTTTACACCACAGCCTGCATGTCGTTGTTAA
- a CDS encoding ABC transporter ATP-binding protein translates to MKSLLNLVHVSKRFHNGEGSEVFPLRDVNLRIEHGERIILLGKSGSGKTTFLNLVGGMDSPTEGRIFFNGNEITGLSTVKLAEYRRRDVGFIFQSFNLFPTLTVGENLMLPLDLLGVSQESKAREILSAVGLDGQWDKFPEQLSGGEQQRVAIARALIKEPRLILADEPTGNLDSETGDRILSLIYEICRDRQTTLIMVTHSSEALWMADRKFRLSRGRLLQEDNTAPKELDRT, encoded by the coding sequence ATGAAATCTCTCCTGAACCTCGTACATGTAAGCAAACGTTTTCATAACGGCGAGGGTAGCGAAGTCTTCCCTTTGAGGGATGTGAACCTCCGAATAGAACACGGGGAACGCATCATCCTCCTGGGAAAAAGCGGATCGGGAAAGACCACGTTTCTCAATCTTGTCGGAGGAATGGATTCTCCAACAGAGGGCAGGATCTTTTTCAACGGCAACGAGATCACAGGTCTTTCTACCGTAAAGCTTGCAGAGTATCGCAGGAGAGATGTCGGTTTCATTTTTCAATCGTTTAATCTGTTCCCGACTTTGACGGTGGGAGAAAACCTGATGCTGCCTTTGGATCTCCTGGGCGTATCTCAGGAATCCAAAGCCAGAGAAATACTCTCTGCGGTAGGGCTTGACGGACAATGGGATAAGTTCCCGGAACAACTATCCGGAGGCGAACAACAACGTGTAGCCATTGCGCGTGCTCTCATCAAAGAACCCCGATTGATTCTTGCTGACGAACCCACGGGTAATCTGGATTCTGAAACCGGAGACCGCATACTCTCCCTCATATACGAGATCTGCCGCGATCGTCAAACTACCCTTATCATGGTGACCCACAGCTCCGAAGCTCTCTGGATGGCGGACAGAAAATTTCGTCTGAGCAGAGGCAGGCTTCTCCAGGAAGACAACACTGCTCCTAAAGAACTCGATCGAACCTGA
- the pssA gene encoding CDP-diacylglycerol--serine O-phosphatidyltransferase produces the protein MARRRRPFFRRKRQEGEEYPARPPRKRIQIAKMKQGIFILPSLLTLTSIFFSFYSIINSIKEQFVVAAALILVAGFFDGIDGKVARLTNTTTKFGLELDSLADVISFGVAPAILMYMWALSPTAQIGWVTAFLFVSCGALRLARFNVQSGTIDSKKFNGLPIPAAAVMLSTTVLFFHKLEIEPEQFRLALLILTLVLSFLMVSAIKFHAFKEFTLVKENPFMSTVAFVLLLALIAVAPFVVPFILISGYVISGPIMTLIWVLKRKQQAQEQTDAPQETQVPVEQPR, from the coding sequence ATGGCAAGAAGACGCAGACCTTTTTTCAGGAGAAAGAGACAGGAAGGTGAAGAGTACCCGGCGAGGCCGCCGCGAAAGAGGATTCAGATAGCAAAAATGAAGCAGGGGATCTTTATCCTGCCTTCCCTTTTGACTTTGACCTCGATATTCTTCAGTTTTTACAGCATTATAAATTCCATCAAAGAGCAGTTTGTGGTCGCAGCCGCGCTGATCCTTGTTGCAGGTTTCTTTGACGGCATAGACGGCAAAGTAGCTCGGCTCACGAATACAACGACGAAATTCGGCCTGGAACTGGATTCTCTCGCTGACGTGATTTCATTTGGGGTGGCCCCTGCAATACTCATGTACATGTGGGCGCTGAGTCCGACTGCACAGATAGGTTGGGTGACCGCATTCTTATTCGTATCCTGCGGTGCTTTGAGATTGGCACGATTCAACGTGCAGTCCGGAACGATAGATTCAAAGAAATTCAACGGCCTCCCCATTCCGGCTGCGGCAGTAATGCTATCCACGACAGTGCTCTTTTTTCACAAGCTCGAAATCGAACCCGAGCAATTCAGGCTTGCACTCCTGATCCTGACGCTGGTGTTGTCCTTTCTCATGGTAAGCGCGATCAAATTTCACGCGTTCAAAGAGTTCACTCTCGTCAAAGAGAACCCGTTCATGTCGACAGTGGCATTCGTGCTCCTGCTCGCCCTGATTGCAGTAGCTCCCTTTGTCGTGCCCTTCATTCTGATCTCCGGGTATGTTATTTCCGGGCCGATAATGACATTGATCTGGGTACTCAAGAGGAAACAGCAAGCGCAGGAACAAACCGATGCCCCTCAGGAAACCCAGGTGCCGGTAGAGCAACCTCGCTGA
- the hypB gene encoding hydrogenase nickel incorporation protein HypB has translation MPVKTLNVNEDILSANDLLAENLKAKFDNSRVFVMNLMSSPGAGKTSLILRIIEALSDKFKIGVIEGDIASDVDAQKVQSTSVDVVQINTKGACHLDANMILSAAGSLGLDGKQLVIIENVGNLVCPAEFKLGEDVKVMILSIPEGHDKPLKYPLMFTESNALVLNKIDLLPYTDFSMEELRKTVLAMNPSIQIFPVSAKTGEGMDKLTEWLGNKISAK, from the coding sequence ATGCCCGTAAAGACATTGAATGTTAATGAAGATATTCTCAGTGCAAACGACTTACTCGCGGAAAACTTGAAAGCCAAATTCGACAATTCTCGAGTATTTGTGATGAATCTCATGTCATCGCCGGGAGCAGGAAAAACATCGCTTATTCTCAGAATTATCGAAGCATTATCCGATAAGTTCAAAATCGGCGTTATAGAAGGTGACATTGCTTCCGACGTGGATGCTCAAAAAGTGCAGTCTACCAGTGTAGATGTGGTACAGATTAATACAAAAGGGGCATGCCATCTTGATGCAAACATGATCCTTTCTGCTGCCGGGAGTCTCGGCCTGGACGGAAAGCAGTTGGTGATTATTGAAAACGTCGGTAATCTCGTGTGTCCTGCAGAATTCAAACTGGGAGAAGACGTTAAAGTGATGATTCTTTCCATTCCGGAAGGTCATGACAAGCCGCTGAAATACCCGCTCATGTTCACGGAATCAAATGCCCTGGTTCTGAACAAAATAGATCTTCTCCCTTACACTGATTTCAGCATGGAGGAATTGCGCAAGACAGTCTTGGCCATGAATCCATCTATCCAGATCTTTCCCGTTTCCGCCAAGACCGGGGAGGGCATGGACAAATTGACTGAATGGCTGGGAAACAAAATCTCCGCAAAGTAA
- a CDS encoding FtsX-like permease family protein, producing MTTGIRTLLKFNLKYYRRHAVLAILCTMGICLGVGIIVAVELINSSALASFASSVEFLGGKATHSIISGYGRVDEKLFASIWKHPSVQVASPVIDVMATSLETGDESIRFLGIDPFLDGELRSFTPSQGGTEPSAFIEFLSGPVPGIYLTGAVMDKFNLHEGNTITVLTAGLEKKVKILGRIPGANEGLLTENLAIMDISAAQDVFGKTGYLDRIDIILKGDAEKFRADLPDALRLTDASTQKSTLTAMLYSFQLNLAAMSLLALFVGTFLIYNFSMFSVLSRREDMSLLLTLGTDNRGLVAAFLLESILLGAVGSVLGILFGYAIAWWSIAKVSSTITDLYFYIQTAKIELTLHIALIGIAVGFLATLIGTGLPALEVAFTPPILGLKRQSIEDRAHNLKRVLFVLGLLCFLLSLASAWASRFSIFWGFASAFAMTLAFALFTPGILSPLCHILGTWLRKGFRSLEGFLAARTIRASLSRTSISVAALAVALSMTVGVDTMIYSFRNSVDAWLEGSLQGDLYISPATTKWDHPLPEKLMEDLAKNPQIQDVERYSTHEVYLEGKPVRLRIVDAAVLERHSRFVFLRGKEDPWTALKKGAVFISEPLSFRFNLKPGDTVDLQTPEGSRSFPIASVVRDYSSDQGTLHIDRIVYEQIWRDPRVQSVAIFMKPGVSPEPVRRSIINDFPGLDRTIVSNTKMKENVLVIFDKTFAPTATLKGVSLMVALLGVATALMAILLERSREIAVLGYLGLTPGETSKMNVYQALIMGLAAYLISVVCGIILTFIIVYAINYRSFGWSIDIYVNPWVFARTFVLTGIACVIASLYPSIKLSRTPVAGIVSDE from the coding sequence ATGACAACAGGAATCCGGACCCTCCTGAAATTCAACCTGAAATATTACCGGCGCCATGCTGTCCTGGCAATCCTCTGTACTATGGGAATATGTCTCGGAGTAGGCATCATCGTGGCTGTCGAGTTGATCAACAGTTCCGCTCTGGCTTCTTTTGCTTCTTCCGTGGAGTTCCTGGGAGGGAAAGCAACGCATTCTATCATCTCCGGATATGGCAGAGTCGACGAGAAACTCTTTGCTTCTATTTGGAAACATCCATCCGTACAAGTGGCTTCTCCTGTTATCGATGTGATGGCCACCAGCCTGGAAACGGGTGACGAATCCATCCGTTTTCTTGGGATCGATCCGTTTCTGGATGGAGAACTCCGCTCATTTACACCTTCTCAGGGTGGGACAGAACCTTCCGCGTTCATAGAATTCCTCAGCGGACCTGTTCCGGGAATTTACCTGACAGGGGCTGTCATGGACAAATTCAACCTGCACGAGGGTAATACAATTACCGTGCTCACAGCCGGGTTGGAGAAGAAAGTCAAAATTCTGGGGAGGATTCCCGGAGCGAATGAAGGTCTGTTGACAGAAAATCTTGCGATCATGGATATTTCTGCTGCTCAGGACGTGTTCGGCAAAACAGGATACCTGGATCGCATAGACATAATTCTGAAAGGTGATGCCGAGAAATTCCGAGCAGACTTGCCGGATGCTCTGAGACTCACCGATGCGAGCACACAAAAATCCACATTAACGGCAATGCTGTACTCATTCCAACTGAATCTTGCAGCTATGAGTCTTCTGGCTTTGTTCGTCGGAACGTTTCTGATCTATAACTTCAGTATGTTTTCTGTCCTGTCCCGGAGAGAAGACATGTCGTTACTGTTGACACTTGGGACCGATAATCGCGGCCTGGTCGCAGCTTTCTTGCTGGAATCCATCTTGCTGGGAGCGGTCGGCAGCGTCCTCGGAATACTCTTTGGTTATGCGATTGCGTGGTGGAGCATTGCCAAAGTGTCTTCTACAATCACCGACCTCTACTTTTACATTCAAACTGCCAAAATCGAACTAACGCTACATATTGCGCTTATCGGTATCGCTGTGGGCTTTCTTGCTACACTCATCGGCACTGGTTTGCCCGCCCTGGAGGTGGCTTTCACTCCGCCCATACTTGGACTCAAGAGGCAGTCTATAGAAGATCGTGCGCACAACTTGAAACGCGTACTGTTCGTGCTGGGATTGCTTTGTTTCCTTTTATCACTGGCGAGCGCCTGGGCTTCCCGGTTTTCCATATTTTGGGGATTTGCCTCGGCGTTTGCCATGACACTGGCGTTTGCACTCTTCACGCCCGGCATTCTGTCTCCGCTCTGTCATATTCTGGGAACGTGGCTCAGAAAAGGGTTCCGTTCGCTGGAAGGATTCCTTGCTGCACGGACCATACGAGCCTCCTTGAGCCGAACCAGCATTTCCGTGGCAGCACTGGCGGTCGCGCTGTCCATGACCGTTGGCGTGGACACGATGATCTACAGCTTCAGGAACTCGGTGGATGCATGGCTTGAAGGTTCCCTCCAGGGAGATCTGTATATTTCTCCTGCGACAACAAAATGGGACCATCCGCTTCCAGAAAAGCTTATGGAAGATCTCGCCAAAAATCCTCAAATTCAAGACGTGGAGCGGTATTCCACCCACGAAGTGTATCTCGAGGGAAAACCGGTGCGATTGCGCATCGTAGATGCAGCAGTTCTGGAGCGCCATTCCCGTTTTGTGTTTCTCAGAGGAAAAGAAGACCCTTGGACAGCTCTGAAGAAAGGGGCAGTGTTCATCTCGGAACCTTTGTCTTTTCGTTTTAACCTGAAACCGGGAGATACGGTTGACCTGCAAACCCCCGAAGGGAGCCGCTCCTTTCCGATTGCATCTGTGGTGCGGGATTATTCTTCGGATCAGGGTACTTTGCATATAGATCGAATCGTATATGAGCAGATCTGGAGAGATCCGCGAGTCCAGTCTGTCGCGATTTTTATGAAGCCAGGAGTCTCACCGGAACCGGTGCGCCGTTCGATCATCAACGATTTTCCGGGACTGGATCGAACCATTGTTTCCAATACCAAGATGAAAGAAAATGTGCTGGTCATTTTCGACAAAACCTTTGCTCCCACAGCAACCCTTAAAGGAGTCTCCCTCATGGTAGCTCTGCTGGGAGTAGCCACTGCGCTTATGGCCATATTGTTGGAGAGATCGCGGGAAATCGCAGTGCTTGGTTATCTTGGACTCACTCCTGGAGAAACGAGCAAAATGAACGTATACCAGGCGCTCATTATGGGGCTTGCCGCCTACTTAATTTCTGTTGTATGCGGAATCATACTGACTTTTATCATCGTGTACGCGATAAATTATCGATCGTTTGGATGGTCCATCGATATTTATGTGAACCCGTGGGTATTCGCCCGCACGTTCGTATTGACCGGAATAGCATGTGTTATCGCTTCGCTGTATCCGAGTATCAAGCTCTCACGAACTCCCGTGGCTGGCATTGTGTCTGACGAATAA
- a CDS encoding ParA family protein: MGRVICVCNQKGGVGKTTTAVNVASCLALSEKRTLLIDLDPQANASSGLGIRLAKGEQSVYHLLLGHEDVAHITRSTELEYLRIVPSSQDLIGAEVELVGLSSRERKLKEGLGDVKNQYDYIFIDCPPSLGFLTLNALVAADSVLIPIQCEYYALEGVSNLLNTIKRVRSTYNNALQIEGFLLTMFDPRNNLSRQVVENVKNNLSSQVFETIIPRNVRLSESPSFGKPVVLYDITSRGAVGYLALSKEIMDAEAQGNTEKAACGFGTGS, encoded by the coding sequence ATGGGACGCGTGATTTGCGTATGCAATCAAAAAGGCGGCGTAGGGAAGACTACCACTGCGGTTAATGTGGCATCGTGTCTTGCTCTTTCCGAAAAGCGCACGCTCCTCATTGATCTGGATCCTCAGGCTAATGCTTCCAGTGGACTCGGCATACGATTGGCAAAAGGCGAGCAGTCGGTTTATCATCTGCTTCTCGGGCATGAAGATGTCGCGCACATTACGCGATCCACCGAGTTGGAATACTTGCGCATTGTGCCGTCATCTCAGGATCTTATCGGCGCGGAAGTCGAGCTTGTCGGACTTTCTTCCAGGGAACGGAAACTCAAAGAAGGCCTCGGGGATGTAAAGAACCAGTATGATTACATCTTTATTGATTGTCCGCCCTCATTGGGTTTCTTGACTCTGAATGCCCTGGTTGCCGCGGATTCGGTCCTCATTCCCATTCAATGCGAATATTATGCGTTGGAAGGGGTCAGCAACCTCCTCAATACGATAAAACGTGTTCGTTCTACGTACAACAATGCTCTGCAAATTGAAGGCTTTCTTCTGACAATGTTCGATCCCAGGAACAACCTGAGCCGGCAGGTGGTGGAAAACGTCAAGAATAATCTCAGTTCTCAGGTGTTCGAAACCATTATTCCACGCAATGTGAGGCTCTCCGAATCCCCGAGCTTCGGGAAGCCGGTTGTTCTGTACGATATTACGTCTCGGGGTGCAGTCGGTTATCTCGCTCTTTCAAAGGAGATTATGGATGCTGAAGCTCAAGGAAATACCGAAAAAGCAGCGTGCGGCTTTGGGACAGGGTCTTGA